CTGCTGATTCCGACGCACTGATGGTGGTAGTTTGAAGTAAATACCTAGCTGATTTAACAATACTGTCTGCAAATGTTCAATTCGTTCTCCTGCTTCTGGAGGTTGCTGAATTGTTTTGAGCAAGGATTGTAAAATCTCTTCTTCACCTGAAAATTTTGGTGTTTGCGTTAAGATATTAATATCTTTTTTTGTAAACTCTTGAATGAGTTTTTCTAACTGTTTATTATTACCTAGACGGGCGTTAATTACTTGCTCTAAAATGCCTAACCAAGTTCCAGAACCTAGGAAAAACAACAGATAAATCCGTTGATATTCCTGTTCATGAGGGGCAACAGAACGCCATTCATCAAGGAGTTGGTGAATATCTAGCGATCGCTCGTCTAAATCATATTCTTCTTGAGGTTTAATATTTCTGTCAAAAACAACATCTTCTACTGAAGCCCGACGATTACGCAGCATTCGCCGATGGAGACGATAGGTTTCACTAATGTGGGTGCGAATAGACCGAATAATTGGATCTGTTTGAGGGGATTTTTTTTGTAAACAACTTTCCAAATCATTCGCTAAATTCAATAAATAATTATCTTCTGCAAATAGGTTACGTAATAGCTTGAGATTAGATTTGATCACAAAAGGATTTGCGTCTTCTTTAAAGCCAAGAAGAACTCGACCAATTTGTTGACGATTTTCAACTCTGGTGCGAAACCCAGATACATCATTGAGATGATATGTTGTAGGATCAAGTAGATGTAACATTGCCAAAAAATCCCTCTCATTGTTGAGTACGGGAGTTGCAGACAATAAAAGTAGGCGATCGCTTTTATGGGCGATATCTTTACAAAGTTCAAACTTTTGACGTTCTCCAGGTTCTTGAGAATTTGCTAAACCTGCAATATGGTGAGCTTCATCTATAATCACCAAACCAATTTCTACTTTGGGATTAATTTTTTGAATTTCATCAATAGTAATTATTACTACTTGTTTAGGAAAATGGGAAAGATAAAATTTTTGTTCTAATTCTTGTTGCCATTGTCCTACTAAATATTCGGGAACTATAATTACTGCCCGACCTTTTGGTTCGTCTAACAGGTATTGGCGCAAAATCACACCAGCTTCAACGGTTTTTCCTAGTCCCACCTCATCTGCTAATAAATAGCGTTGTATGGGGTCTTCCAGAACCCGACGGACAACTTCAACTTGATGAGGATAAAGCTGAATATTAGCAGATATCAATCCTGTCATCCCCCGACAGACAGCACGTTGCGAAATTAAGGATTGGACAAAAGTAAGTCGTCTATCATGAAAATAGGGTGTTTCTTGACCTTTCATAGCCAAAGTTTCCATTGGGTTGGCTTGGGGACGATTACAGCGCACATAAATCTCTACCTCACTGACAAAAATTACTTCTTTATCAGGTAGATGAACTTGGTATTTTTGAATCTCTTCATCCCATTCGGAAACTCTGCCGATAATCCATATAGCTTGGGTTTCTAGCCAAATATAGCATCGAGTTTGACGCTGTAGCTTGGTTTTAGTTAATGTATCTAATAGAAAAGTTTCAGGTATGCGTTGACTAACAGAGTAAAAATACTCAACTGTTGCCTGGGTATCAGATATGTCAACGACTTTTCCCACCCCTAAATTATTTCTCTGAGAATAAACCAATGAACCAAGCTGTATCATATTTATAGTCGAATATTTACTTCAACCCTTATTTTTGTGTAGTATGGCAGTAACATAGGTGAGCAAAATCACACATTTTTTGTGATCCTTGGAACAGAAAGATCCCCGACTTCTTCAAGAAGTCGGGGATCTGCACCTCCCAGTATTTATAGATATCAATTAAAATTATCTTTTATAGCATGATTTTAATTGAGGAAATTCAACATGGCTTTTCCATATTACTACACTGTACGATTTCAAGATACTGATGCGGCTGGAGTCGTTTATTTCGCTAATATTTTAAGAATTTGTCATGAAGCTTATGAGGTTTCATTAGCAGCTTCTAGTATTAATCTTAAATCATTTTTTACTAATCAATCTGTAGTTTTTCCTATTGTCCATACAAGTGCTGATTTTTTGCGTCCCCTGTATTGTGGTGACAATTTAATGATTAGTTTATTAGCCGAAAAAATAGGTTTAGATAAATTTGAAATTACCTATGAAATTCTAGTAAATGAGGTAATAGTTGCCAAGGCAGTTACTAGGCACGTTTGTATTGATGTGAGTAGTCGAATTAAGCAGGAATTACCAAATTACATGAATGATTGGTTAGAAACGAACCACAGAGACGCAGAGGGCGCCCAGAGAAGAAAATCAAGGGAAGAGGTGATGTAATTAGTAAGTTTTCAGAAAGTCTTGGGCGATTTTTTGGAGTTGTTGACGGTTGATTTTACCTTGGGTGTTACGGGGTAATTCTGGTAGGGAAATCCAATGTTTAGGAATTTTGAATTTACTAAGTTGATTTTTTAGTTGTGTTTGAATTTCCATGTGAGAGATATTTTGATTATTAGGAATATAAATAGCTGTTAATGCTTGTCCCCAATGTTTATCAACTATACCAATTACACAAACATCAATCACCATGTTAGTTTTTCTAATCGCTGATTCAATTTCTATTGGGTAAACATTTTCCCCACCTGTAATAATTTTGTCACTATTCCGGCCAATAATATGTAAATAGCCTTGATTGTCTAAAAAACCAATATCATCAACTGCAAAATTATCTCTATTTTCCCACATTTCGGGATAATAACCTAATGCTAAAGATTTACTTTGAATATTTATATTTCCTGGTTGATTATCAATGATAATTTTAGCATGGGGAAGAATTTTCCCACTATTGAATTTACCTTGTAAAAATTCATCAGGTTTGAGAGTTGCAATTTGAGAAGCGGTTTCTGTCATTCCATAGGTAGGTGCTAATCTAATCTGATGAAATCTGGCTTTTTCTAATAATTCATCCCAAGCCGGCGCACCTCCTAAAAGTACGGTAGAAAATTTTGATAGCCATTCGGTTAATTCGGGATTTTGGAGGAGTTTTTGTAATTGCGTAGGCACTAAAGATATAAAAAATCCTGCTGGATTAATATTTGATATTTGAGCAGATTCTAATGTTTTAGATGAGGTAATTACTAATTTACCTCCTGTTGTGAATGAACGCATAAATTGCATTAATCCACTTACATGATATAGTGGTAATATACAAAATGAATTAACTGTATTTATTGGAAAATATTCTGTAAATCCTTGGACAGATGCGGTTAATGTTTGCCATGTATGAATCGCAAATTTAATCTTTCCTGATGAACCACCAGTAGGAATCATGATAGTATTGGGAATTGGGAATTGAGAATTGGGAATTGGTGATTTTGAAAAGTTATGATCTATTCCTAAAACTATATCTGGTTGGACTAAATTAAAGACTTGTTCCCATTCGTCGTGACTCCAATCTGGGTTACATAAGAAAACTGGACAGTTAGCCGCACAAGCAGCAATAAAACTGGCTAAAAATCTCACTGGTGATCTTTCCGCAATGATGATTTTTGGGTTTGATAACTGGGTTAATTTTACATATAATTCTGTTGCTATTTGCGGTAATTCTTGGCTATGATCACAAATTAGCCAATCATGGTTTTGGACATTTTCTAAAAGGTTTTCCATAGACTTTCTAACCAGTTTGCTTCTTGTTGTTTAAAAAAGTGATTAATTCCAAAACCAACAGCGCGATTATTTGCAGATAATTCTACTGCTAATTGTAATGCGGCTTGTCTACCAATTTCGGTTGCAAATACAGATGAGAATACAACATCAATTTGATGTTTTTTGCAAAACTGTCTTAACCGAAATGGTGAACCGACTATTCCCGGTTTAATCACAAAAATTCCCCGCCAACCTTGCTGAAAACAGGATTCTAATTGTTGAAGATTGGCGATAGATTCATCTAGTGCTATGGGGGTAGAATAGGAATTACTTAATTCCTGCATTTCTATAAATTTATTTAGAGGTAAAGGTTGTTCGATAAATTCAATTTTGGGGAAGAATTGATCACATTTATTTAACCATAATTCAGCTTGTTGATAAGTAAGTCCACCATTAGCATCTAAACGTAATTTTGCTGATGTTGGTAAACTGGATATTAGTAAATCAAATATTTCTAATTCTTGATTTATTTCATCAACACCGATTTTCCATTTAAATGTTTTATATCCTTGTTCCGATAAACTAGCCCATTGATTTAACGCTGATTTTCCTGCTGATAATAAGCCGCTGTAAGTGAGATTTGAATTGAGCGACTGGAAGTCGCGGCTACACAGACAAAACCCACCTTCGTGGGTTGGAATTAAAGCTGATTCAAAGGCAAATTGACAAGATGGTAAGTTATTGGGAATGGCGAAAATTATCTCTTTGGTAATTGTTTGTGGAAGTTGATTGCAAAAATCTAATGCTTGTTGGATGGTTTCTGAACCAAACCAAGAAATGGGGGAAATTTCCCCCCAGCTAATGTTATTTTTTTCATCAATCAAGCGGATAATAATGCTTTCGCGGATTTCCCAAACTCCATGATTAGTAATAATGGGATTTGTGAATTTTTGGCTAAAGTAACGAAAAGAAAATTGATAAATCATGAGATAAGAATTCAGGAGTCACCGAGTCACCGAGTCAGGAGAAAAAAGAAGAAGTAAGAAGAAAATTTCTTCCCTTCTCTGTTCCTTGCTTGCTATACAGCGGTTTCCGCTTTTATGAGGTACATCTTAGCCCCCTCATCGCTTGCGGGGAGGGGGTTGGGGGTGGGGTTCTTGTATATCCTGAATGCTGACAATCATTAACCAATAATAAATCCTAAACCTAAAAATAAGCAACTTAAAAAATGAACATTGATAGCGATAAATTTAGAATTACTTACTTTATCTGGTAGATTGTGATTTTCTAAGACGTGACGACATAATTTCACCGCAAAAGGTAAACTGAGGAAACTGAGTAATGTCCAAATTGGGAAAATATTCAAAATCACAAATAGCAAAGTTAGGGGATAAATACTCGCAGTAAATCCCACTAAAACCTTTGCAGCAGTTTGAGTTCCTAAACGCACAATAGGAGATTTCTTTCCTGCGGCTATGTCATCGGCAACTTGGTGAAAATGGGAGCAAAATAAGACTAAACTGGTAACAATGCCTAAAATCACTGAAGCTGCTAAATTAGTGATAGACCAGGTTTGGGTTTGGCTATAATAGGCTGCACCCATACCCAAGGGACCAAAGGCAAAAAAGCAGAGAATTTCGCCTAAACCCTGGTATCCTAGACGGAAGGGCGGACCTTGGTACATATAGCCCAAACCACAGCATAAGAGGATTATACCGATAACTGTAGGGTCTTTTTGCAAAAATGCGATCGCCATTATCCCCAACAAACCCAAACCTAAACACAGGTTTCCTATCCAAAACATTAAGGTTTTGTTACCAGTTAAATTCACCAATGAATGATGTTTATTCTGATCAATTCCTGTTGTAGCATCAAATACATCATTACTAATATTTTCCCAAGCTAAAATTAAAATTGCCGCAGCAATAAAAATTGAAAATATTGTTGTATTAAAAATCTTTTTCTCGCTAAATGCTACCGCCGAACCTACCCAAATCGGCATAATAGCAACACTGTACATTGGCGGTTTAATTGCCGCCATCCATAGTTTAGCTTGAGGTGGTGAAATCTGAGTTGAAGTCATCAGTTGTGATTAGTTAAATTACCAGAACTTTAGTTATCAATTAAATTTTATAATTTTCTGTGGCACTTGACTAGCTATTTTAGATTGGAGATTTAGGATTGTTTATCAGTTTAGATCCTACCCTTGCGGGTGTAATCAATCTAAAATTGTTTAACTTTGGTAAATGACCAAAAAATGTTAATTTTGTGATTATAGGTTCACATCCTCCAATATAACCTGCCCTCTTGCAGTCAAAATAGGATTAACCCCAGAACCTAGTCAAATCTATGCTGGTTAATGGTGACTGAATTATGTTACCTATAAAAATACCACCATGATTTATTACATTTTAGGAAGATAACTTAATAAAAATTAACTTATACATCCATGACAATTTCACCATGTCGCAGCCACACCTTTGTAGACTATAAATACCTGAATAAATTACTATTAGAGATTAAGGAGAATTGCCGTCGCCATAATCATAGTAAAATTGTGAGTATTCCCCTAGAAATTGATTTAGTTGATCCTTTGCTGGTTTTAGATAAATTTAAGCAGAAAAATGCCATAAATTTTTATTTTGAAAATAGAAGTAATGGTGAAGCCATAGCCGCAATTGATACTGTAGATAAATTAGAAATTTTTGGTAAAGACAGATTTACAAAATCAGAAGAATTTATTAAAAACTCTCTGAATAATATCATTACTATTTCTGAAGAAAGTCAAACTTTTTTATCACCCCGTTTTTTTTGTACTTTCAGTTTTTTTGATCAGCACGAAAAAGCTGATTGTCCATTTCCCTCGGCTACGGTTTTCTTACCTTGTTGGCAAATAGCTTTAAAAAGTAATTGCTGTACATTAGTAATGAATACAATTATTAATTCTAGTGTTAATATTACCAAAATATTAGATAATTTACAACGCCATTTAGAAATTATTAAGTCCTTAAAGAATTATTCTCTAAATATTAATAAATTTCCCTTGAATTTATATAAAAAAATCACGAAAAACGGTGATAAATTTAAAACCTCTGTCGCATCAGTATTAGAAATAATCCAGTCCAATCATCTCAGTAAGATTGTTTTGGCTGATACCTTAGATGTCAATGCCAATCATGATTTTAACTTATTACAATCTTTAGATAATCTGCGTCAATTACATCCTAATTGTTATATATTCTCTACCAGTAATGGGAAAGGACAAAACTTTATTGGTGCGAGTCCAGAACGGTTAATTAGTATTCACAAACAACAGTTAATTACCGATGCTTTAGCAGGTTCAGCCCCTAGAGGTAAAACACCTATAGAAGATACCGCAAATGCTAACAATTTAGTTAATAGTACCAAGGAAAAACACGAGCATAAACTTGTCCTAGATTTTATTACTCAACATTTATCTCAACTAGGTTTATTCCCCCAAGTTTTAGCCCCCAGACTCCGACAATTATCTAATATACAGCATTTATGGACACCAATTAGTGCCGTAGTTCCGACTAATATTCACCCTTTACAAATTGTTGCTCAACTCCATCCTACCCCAGCAGTTGCCGGGGCAGCGCGAGATATTGCTTGTGCAGAGATTCGCCGTTATGAAAGTTTTGAAAGAGGTTTATATGCAGCGCCTTTAGGTTGGGTAGACGGAGAGGGAAATTGTGAATTTATTGTGGGGATTCGTTCAGCTTTAATTGATGGTAATTATGCTAGGCTGTATGCAGGTGCAGGTATTGTAGCTGGTTCAGATCCAGAAAAAGAATTTGCAGAAGTGCAACTTAAACTGCAAGCTTTATTAAAAGCCTTAGTTTGAAGCAAAAAAACAAAAAAACCTCATCTAGTGATCTGATTACCCAAGACAAGCCCTGGCGATTATAAATCACGGAACCACACAAACAAAGTCTACCTCCGTGGACTAAGAAAAAATACTAGTCCAGGATATTTAACTGGAAATAATGTTATGACAAATCACGATGAGTAAATGATTTAGTATTTGCACCTGTGTATGTTTTCACAATATGTCCATTCCCAGACATTTGATATTTATATGTTACTAAACCTTCTAAACCAACGGGTCCACGAGGTGGCATTTGTTGGGTACTAATTCCCACTTCTGCACCAAAACCATAGCGAAAACCATCAGCAAACCGGGTAGAACAATTATGATAAACTCCCGCTGCATTTACTAGACCCTGGAATGTTTCTGCGGCTGTGATATCTTCAGTAATAATTGCTTCTGTATGTCGAGAACCATAATTACTGATATGAGATATAGCGTCTTCTAAAGAATCAACAATTTTAATGGCTAAAATCAAATCACTGTATTCTGTTTGCCAGTCTATTTCCATAGCTGCGGCAAGATTAGGTAAAATTTCTAAAGTACGTTCATCACCTTTTAATTCTACATTTTGTGCTTGTAAAGCTGTGGCAACTCGGGGGAGAAATTCGGCAGCAATGCTACTATGAACTAGCAAAGTTTCAATGGCATTACAAGCAGCGGGATATTGAATTTTAGAATCTACAGTAATACTAATAGCTTTGGCAATATCAGCGGCTTGATCTACATAAAGATGACAAATGCCATCAGCATGACCTAATACGGGAATGCGGGTATTATCTTGGACAAATTTCACAAAAGCATTAGAACCTCTAGGAATAATTAAATCTACGTATTTATCTAATTGCAAAAGTTCTAATATTTCTTCTCTGGTGGTTAACAATTGCACCGCATCAGGATTAACCGCAGTTTGAGATAATCCTTGTTTAATGGCTTTGACGATGGCTGCACAAGAACGTATTGCTTCTTTACCACCTTTGAGAATGACACCATTACCTGATTTAATTGCTAAAGAAACAATTTGAATTGCGGCTTCAGGACGGGCTTCAAAAATAATTCCTAAAACGCCTAAAGAACAAGTAATGCGTTTGAGAATTAAACCAGTGTCAATTTCTCGATGAATTTGGACTTTACCAATAGGATCTTCTAGTTTACCAACATCTCGCACACCAGCGATCGCATCCCTTAATTTATGTTCATCTAACTGCAACCGTTTATAAAGGGGTTTAGCGATTCCTTCGTCTGTTGCTGCGTGACAATCAGCCAGGTTTGCTTGCAGAATATCATCCTTTGCCAATTCTAAAGCTTGAGCGATCGCTTCAATAGCTTGATTTTTGGCCTCAGAGGAGAGAACTGCCAGCTTACTAGCAGCTTGACGGGTTTGTTGAGCGATAGCTTCGCTGGTAGTAGGCATCGCAGATAGAGGAGAAATAATTTTGAAATTAGTCATAAGAATACCTGGTAAGTGGGAAACTTTTGAGGAAAAAATTAGCTGAAACAGCTAATTTTTGACCCTATTTTTTGAAATTCACCAAATCGAGTCTAGACACTTAACCTTCTTGAACTCGACGTTCAAATTCTTCGGAAGTTTTTCCAACTACATCCAAGGCTGAGGGATAGATATCATTATGCTCCTGTTTCAGCCAGCCTAAGAGATTGGCAATCTGAGCATTCCGTAAATCTAAATCAGTCTGAAAAATGATTGAAGTCGCCATCGCTTCAGCATATTGATGTGGATGACCTTGCTGCACAAAAACATCCACCAAAGCGGCTAAAGCTGTCTGTGGAATATTAACAGGAGTCCCTTCTGTAGACATAATTTCTGAAAAAAATAAAATTCACAGGCCATTTTAATGTAAACCACGTTCAAGATGAAACCTGTAGTTTATCGAATTACCCCACCCCGGTTTTGCTAAAGCAAAACCTACCCTCCCCTTACCAAGGGGAGGGGATTGAGGGGAGGGGTTTTAATTCAGGTTTCAAGATGGATGAGGTATATCCAATAATATTGCCAAAGCCCTGAAACCCTATTGATATCGTCACGATTTTATTGGGTTTCAGACATATATATCTATAGGAATTTGATTGAAGTAGCCATCACGAACTAAGTAGGTTAGCATTAAAAATTGTCGTTATGGCAAGGCAAGAGGCAAGAGGCAAAAGGCAAGAGTGAAGAGGGTTTGGGCGATTTTACTTTTCTTTACACAGATTGGTTTTATTGTGTTCACCTACTTAGTTTACTTTTCGTTACATAACATACTGTTTTTTTTTGCACATCTATTATTCAATATTAATACTTATTTGTGTAACTTTTCTTCATTAGAGTAATTTGCAAAAATTCACAGAATTTAGGCTGTATATCTAAACAATCCAGTTTCAGTAAACCAAAAAGTTTTTTCCTGAAGGGAGATCGCCAAATACTGTGTAGTATAAAATACTTTTTTATTCCCGATACTCTAATCAGCAGACATAGTATAGATAATAATTACTTATGATTAGCTGGTTAATAATTTCTTGACGCTAACCGGATGGAATATAAATGCTTTCAACGACTTGATATTTCTTCTGTAGGGCTTGAGATAAAAAGGCTAACATCTGTTTGAGTGTAAAAAGTGTGCGATAAATTAATCTACTACCTTTCCTTTTACGACTGATTTTGAGCCATAGTAGATTCACCCAGATGTTAATTAGAAGAAAGGATATTCCAATGAATAGTAATCTCAAGACTGGATTTTTGTTATTCGTCTTAATTCGACAAATATTTTTCAGACGATAACTGGTTTCAATGCCAAATCTTTTTCGATAATCTTGATAGATATAATTTAAATTTGTTTTGACCTTATAAGCAACATAAACAAAGTATTGAACCCCATGCTTTTTATGCTTTCCCTTTCTATATTTACAGACGATCCATAAATCAAATGTGACAAAATCATCTTTGTCTCTTGTAATAGTATAGGTAGTTTTATAACTTTTTTTACCCTTGAGGAATTGTTTGATTCCTCCTTTTTTTCCAGTCTTGATAGCAGGCATAAGAAAGGGAATATCTAATGCCTGTAACCATCTAATTACAGGAGTATTAAAAAATCCCCTATCCAAATAGAGTTTTTTTACATTTATTTTTAGGGATTCAAGTTCTGCTAATAAATAAGTAATTAAAGCCACACTAGTATCTAATTGGCGAACACCTCTTATTGCTAGAGTTACACGCTTATTATTACTAATAACATATAAAGTGGCATAGGCATAAAATGAATTAGTACCAGATTTAGCTTCACTTCGATATATGTAGGGTAATTCTGACGATGTTGGTTGACCATAATAACAAATTAAATTTAAATCAATCGCTATTTTCAAACACCCTTTTTTTAATCCTAAAGGAATTCGACTTTTTAATGCTTGATTTATTTGCGCTTCTAATTCCTCAAAATTGTTAATTTTATTGAGATGATATCTAATATC
The window above is part of the Dolichospermum sp. DET69 genome. Proteins encoded here:
- a CDS encoding DEAD/DEAH box helicase family protein; protein product: MIQLGSLVYSQRNNLGVGKVVDISDTQATVEYFYSVSQRIPETFLLDTLTKTKLQRQTRCYIWLETQAIWIIGRVSEWDEEIQKYQVHLPDKEVIFVSEVEIYVRCNRPQANPMETLAMKGQETPYFHDRRLTFVQSLISQRAVCRGMTGLISANIQLYPHQVEVVRRVLEDPIQRYLLADEVGLGKTVEAGVILRQYLLDEPKGRAVIIVPEYLVGQWQQELEQKFYLSHFPKQVVIITIDEIQKINPKVEIGLVIIDEAHHIAGLANSQEPGERQKFELCKDIAHKSDRLLLLSATPVLNNERDFLAMLHLLDPTTYHLNDVSGFRTRVENRQQIGRVLLGFKEDANPFVIKSNLKLLRNLFAEDNYLLNLANDLESCLQKKSPQTDPIIRSIRTHISETYRLHRRMLRNRRASVEDVVFDRNIKPQEEYDLDERSLDIHQLLDEWRSVAPHEQEYQRIYLLFFLGSGTWLGILEQVINARLGNNKQLEKLIQEFTKKDINILTQTPKFSGEEEILQSLLKTIQQPPEAGERIEHLQTVLLNQLGIYFKLPPSVRRNQQDLLIKIQQRIRRPISGDTLPKFVVFTSFVQTCTEIVRYLIQSFGETAVVSCHIGASREQIAKNLINFQNNPNCFILVCDRSGEEGHNLQFADWLIHFDIPFSPNRLEQRIGRLDRIGSKINFQSCVFLGLYSEESPHNAWFQLLKNGFTIFQQSIASLQFYIDEKLPELETVLFQLSAVGILEIIEPLKEQIKAEILKINEQYALDEIDALDDQATEYFQALDNDDACHQQMQQATETWICQTINFRRSLDTNKEGVISYYPSQHTLISVDEIKTHFATCTNNIGTFNRRIANKNTGVNLYRIGERFIDSLSSYIHWDDRGQCFAMWRVAPSWNTSERMEWFGFRFNYIIETNLAKCTTNPAKLRTLKRLADGLFPPRLQTIFIDARSEPMSIVDDLELLKILQTPYKAKGSPYRDYNLAKNRLSILDNFVESSKWAGFCHNASNSALNIIYQRPDFQKLCEKFAKRAEQKLSKRLEQLHLRINRINQEEQINDSVLQQELLAETELNQEIIAGIQHPHIRLDSVGFMIISGRNLQLTQEGDE
- a CDS encoding acyl-CoA thioesterase, whose translation is MAFPYYYTVRFQDTDAAGVVYFANILRICHEAYEVSLAASSINLKSFFTNQSVVFPIVHTSADFLRPLYCGDNLMISLLAEKIGLDKFEITYEILVNEVIVAKAVTRHVCIDVSSRIKQELPNYMNDWLETNHRDAEGAQRRKSREEVM
- a CDS encoding 2-succinylbenzoate--CoA ligase; this encodes MENLLENVQNHDWLICDHSQELPQIATELYVKLTQLSNPKIIIAERSPVRFLASFIAACAANCPVFLCNPDWSHDEWEQVFNLVQPDIVLGIDHNFSKSPIPNSQFPIPNTIMIPTGGSSGKIKFAIHTWQTLTASVQGFTEYFPINTVNSFCILPLYHVSGLMQFMRSFTTGGKLVITSSKTLESAQISNINPAGFFISLVPTQLQKLLQNPELTEWLSKFSTVLLGGAPAWDELLEKARFHQIRLAPTYGMTETASQIATLKPDEFLQGKFNSGKILPHAKIIIDNQPGNINIQSKSLALGYYPEMWENRDNFAVDDIGFLDNQGYLHIIGRNSDKIITGGENVYPIEIESAIRKTNMVIDVCVIGIVDKHWGQALTAIYIPNNQNISHMEIQTQLKNQLSKFKIPKHWISLPELPRNTQGKINRQQLQKIAQDFLKTY
- a CDS encoding o-succinylbenzoate synthase: MIYQFSFRYFSQKFTNPIITNHGVWEIRESIIIRLIDEKNNISWGEISPISWFGSETIQQALDFCNQLPQTITKEIIFAIPNNLPSCQFAFESALIPTHEGGFCLCSRDFQSLNSNLTYSGLLSAGKSALNQWASLSEQGYKTFKWKIGVDEINQELEIFDLLISSLPTSAKLRLDANGGLTYQQAELWLNKCDQFFPKIEFIEQPLPLNKFIEMQELSNSYSTPIALDESIANLQQLESCFQQGWRGIFVIKPGIVGSPFRLRQFCKKHQIDVVFSSVFATEIGRQAALQLAVELSANNRAVGFGINHFFKQQEANWLESLWKTF
- a CDS encoding 2-carboxy-1,4-naphthoquinone phytyltransferase — its product is MTSTQISPPQAKLWMAAIKPPMYSVAIMPIWVGSAVAFSEKKIFNTTIFSIFIAAAILILAWENISNDVFDATTGIDQNKHHSLVNLTGNKTLMFWIGNLCLGLGLLGIMAIAFLQKDPTVIGIILLCCGLGYMYQGPPFRLGYQGLGEILCFFAFGPLGMGAAYYSQTQTWSITNLAASVILGIVTSLVLFCSHFHQVADDIAAGKKSPIVRLGTQTAAKVLVGFTASIYPLTLLFVILNIFPIWTLLSFLSLPFAVKLCRHVLENHNLPDKVSNSKFIAINVHFLSCLFLGLGFIIG
- a CDS encoding isochorismate synthase, which codes for MTISPCRSHTFVDYKYLNKLLLEIKENCRRHNHSKIVSIPLEIDLVDPLLVLDKFKQKNAINFYFENRSNGEAIAAIDTVDKLEIFGKDRFTKSEEFIKNSLNNIITISEESQTFLSPRFFCTFSFFDQHEKADCPFPSATVFLPCWQIALKSNCCTLVMNTIINSSVNITKILDNLQRHLEIIKSLKNYSLNINKFPLNLYKKITKNGDKFKTSVASVLEIIQSNHLSKIVLADTLDVNANHDFNLLQSLDNLRQLHPNCYIFSTSNGKGQNFIGASPERLISIHKQQLITDALAGSAPRGKTPIEDTANANNLVNSTKEKHEHKLVLDFITQHLSQLGLFPQVLAPRLRQLSNIQHLWTPISAVVPTNIHPLQIVAQLHPTPAVAGAARDIACAEIRRYESFERGLYAAPLGWVDGEGNCEFIVGIRSALIDGNYARLYAGAGIVAGSDPEKEFAEVQLKLQALLKALV
- a CDS encoding glutamate-5-semialdehyde dehydrogenase, which encodes MTNFKIISPLSAMPTTSEAIAQQTRQAASKLAVLSSEAKNQAIEAIAQALELAKDDILQANLADCHAATDEGIAKPLYKRLQLDEHKLRDAIAGVRDVGKLEDPIGKVQIHREIDTGLILKRITCSLGVLGIIFEARPEAAIQIVSLAIKSGNGVILKGGKEAIRSCAAIVKAIKQGLSQTAVNPDAVQLLTTREEILELLQLDKYVDLIIPRGSNAFVKFVQDNTRIPVLGHADGICHLYVDQAADIAKAISITVDSKIQYPAACNAIETLLVHSSIAAEFLPRVATALQAQNVELKGDERTLEILPNLAAAMEIDWQTEYSDLILAIKIVDSLEDAISHISNYGSRHTEAIITEDITAAETFQGLVNAAGVYHNCSTRFADGFRYGFGAEVGISTQQMPPRGPVGLEGLVTYKYQMSGNGHIVKTYTGANTKSFTHRDLS
- a CDS encoding ISH3 family transposase: MTVSSLTKATRGESTEELVLTDSETLDEVIQCLVENFSIETQGACDQQTLFEILVKAASTGDSIENTAKLLKNIPTANDIRYHLNKINNFEELEAQINQALKSRIPLGLKKGCLKIAIDLNLICYYGQPTSSELPYIYRSEAKSGTNSFYAYATLYVISNNKRVTLAIRGVRQLDTSVALITYLLAELESLKINVKKLYLDRGFFNTPVIRWLQALDIPFLMPAIKTGKKGGIKQFLKGKKSYKTTYTITRDKDDFVTFDLWIVCKYRKGKHKKHGVQYFVYVAYKVKTNLNYIYQDYRKRFGIETSYRLKNICRIKTNNKNPVLRLLFIGISFLLINIWVNLLWLKISRKRKGSRLIYRTLFTLKQMLAFLSQALQKKYQVVESIYIPSG